In Candidatus Palauibacter polyketidifaciens, one genomic interval encodes:
- a CDS encoding amino acid permease, whose product MNTSRRAASAGFGLHTAAAVVVANMIGTGVFTSLGFQLESLRSGFALLMLWVVGGVAAVCGALTYAELGSTIRRSGGEYTFLSHIYHPAAGFVSGWISATIGFAAPTALAAITFGTYLSSVFPVLPSRWLAVGLVVLLSVVHGRTHRTSGGFQRWSTTAKVALILAFVAAGLSLVAAPREVGVLPSADGVSNVFSAGFAVSLIFVSYSYSGWNAATYVTSELRDPRRTLPRALATGTLLVMLLYVGLNYVFLRAAPAEEMAGRLEVGYIAAGYIFGPVGADLMGITLALLLVSTVSAMVLAGPRVLHAIGEDYPTFRFLSSINARGTPGAAIFTQAAISLLFILTESFETILVFSGFTMGLNTFLAAGGVFLLRRRQASGGQSATGDGPAGEPYRTWGYPVTPLIFLAVTGWTLAYILRDRPLEAGLGLGLIAVGLGIYAVTRARDRRTRA is encoded by the coding sequence CTGAACACCTCCCGGCGGGCCGCCAGCGCCGGGTTCGGCCTTCACACGGCGGCGGCGGTCGTCGTCGCCAACATGATCGGAACCGGCGTCTTCACGAGCCTCGGATTCCAGCTTGAGTCCCTGAGATCCGGGTTCGCCCTCCTCATGCTGTGGGTCGTGGGCGGGGTCGCGGCCGTGTGCGGCGCCCTCACCTACGCCGAACTGGGATCGACGATCCGGCGCTCGGGGGGCGAATACACCTTCCTCTCGCACATCTACCACCCGGCGGCCGGCTTCGTCTCGGGCTGGATCTCGGCCACGATCGGGTTCGCGGCCCCCACGGCGCTGGCCGCGATCACGTTCGGGACGTACCTCTCGTCCGTCTTTCCGGTGCTGCCCTCCCGGTGGCTCGCCGTCGGGCTCGTCGTGCTGCTCTCCGTCGTCCATGGACGCACGCACCGCACCTCGGGCGGCTTTCAGCGCTGGTCGACGACGGCCAAGGTCGCGCTGATCCTCGCCTTCGTCGCAGCCGGGCTGTCTCTCGTCGCGGCACCACGGGAGGTCGGCGTGCTCCCCTCGGCGGACGGCGTGTCGAACGTGTTCTCCGCCGGGTTCGCCGTGTCTCTCATCTTCGTGTCGTATTCGTATTCCGGGTGGAACGCCGCGACGTACGTGACGAGCGAACTCCGCGATCCGCGGCGCACGCTCCCCCGCGCGCTGGCGACCGGGACGCTGCTCGTGATGCTGCTCTACGTCGGACTCAATTACGTCTTCCTGCGGGCCGCCCCCGCCGAGGAAATGGCGGGACGGCTCGAGGTGGGATACATCGCGGCGGGGTACATATTCGGGCCGGTGGGGGCCGACCTGATGGGGATCACCCTCGCGCTCCTCCTCGTTTCCACGGTGAGCGCCATGGTGCTCGCGGGTCCGCGCGTCCTCCACGCGATCGGCGAGGACTACCCGACCTTCCGGTTCCTGAGTTCGATCAACGCGCGCGGAACGCCCGGAGCGGCCATCTTCACGCAGGCCGCGATCAGCCTCCTCTTCATCCTCACGGAGTCCTTCGAGACGATCCTTGTCTTCTCCGGTTTCACGATGGGCCTGAACACGTTCCTGGCGGCGGGCGGGGTGTTCCTCCTTCGCCGACGGCAGGCCTCGGGCGGACAGTCCGCGACGGGCGATGGACCCGCCGGCGAACCGTACCGGACCTGGGGCTATCCCGTCACGCCGCTCATCTTCCTGGCGGTGACGGGTTGGACGCTCGCCTACATCCTCCGCGACCGCCCCCTCGAAGCGGGGCTGGGACTGGGGCTCATCGCTGTCGGACTCGGCATCTACGCGGTCACGCGGGCCCGCGACCGAAGGACTCGCGCTTGA
- a CDS encoding EamA family transporter, with the protein MNPSPHTASPKALLLAFAAVYLVWGSTYLAIRFGVETIPPFLLGGTRFLAAGVILAVVSRRRGAPVPKPSEWRAATISGVFMVVGGNGLVCWAAQYVPSGLTALLVATVPLWLVAIARVGPDRETASPMEVAGLVLGLGGVALLVGTSGAEVGIRGASANQVAAGALVVVGASLCWAIGSMYNRRAALPQPPLYGTALTMAAGGLILVLIGLAAGEFGRLSLGDVSLRSWLSLAYLTAMGSIVAFSAYMWLLRTVRPAAAGTYAYVNPVVALLLGWWLADEAFTLPMLAGTVIIVAGVVLVQRGRAPKGGPRPATVRAPASR; encoded by the coding sequence TTGAACCCGAGCCCGCACACGGCTTCCCCGAAGGCCCTGCTGCTCGCGTTTGCGGCGGTGTACCTGGTCTGGGGATCGACCTACCTGGCCATCCGTTTCGGCGTGGAAACGATCCCGCCCTTCCTCCTCGGCGGCACGCGCTTCCTGGCGGCGGGTGTGATCCTCGCCGTCGTGTCCCGCCGTCGGGGCGCGCCGGTCCCGAAACCTTCGGAATGGAGGGCTGCCACCATCTCGGGCGTGTTCATGGTCGTGGGCGGTAACGGACTCGTATGCTGGGCGGCGCAGTACGTGCCCTCGGGACTCACGGCTCTGCTCGTGGCAACGGTACCGCTGTGGCTCGTCGCGATCGCGCGCGTGGGGCCGGACCGGGAGACGGCGAGCCCCATGGAAGTCGCGGGACTCGTGCTGGGCCTCGGGGGCGTGGCGCTCCTCGTGGGGACCTCCGGGGCGGAAGTCGGCATTCGCGGGGCGAGCGCGAACCAGGTCGCGGCCGGAGCGCTCGTCGTCGTGGGGGCGTCGCTATGCTGGGCGATCGGCTCCATGTACAACCGGCGGGCCGCGCTGCCGCAGCCGCCGCTCTACGGGACGGCGCTGACGATGGCCGCCGGGGGCTTGATCCTCGTACTGATCGGACTGGCGGCGGGAGAGTTCGGCCGCCTGTCGCTCGGCGACGTGTCCCTTCGGTCGTGGCTGTCGCTCGCCTATCTGACGGCGATGGGGTCGATCGTGGCCTTCTCGGCCTACATGTGGCTCCTGCGCACGGTGCGGCCGGCCGCCGCGGGCACGTACGCGTACGTGAACCCGGTCGTGGCGCTCCTTCTGGGCTGGTGGCTCGCGGACGAGGCGTTCACGCTGCCGATGCTGGCGGGCACCGTGATCATCGTGGCGGGAGTCGTGCTGGTACAGCGGGGGCGGGCGCCGAAGGG